The following proteins are co-located in the Desulfatitalea tepidiphila genome:
- a CDS encoding ATP-binding protein yields the protein MTKPDTVYNSRVLKFYAAYLNAHYPQVNLDAIIDAAGLTKCQLEDPGCWFNQEQVDAFHEKAMALSGNPNIAREVGRYAVSTDASGPLKQHVLGLLNTVSIYLLLAKLYPMLSHGARVKVRKVGANKVEILCVPAAGVNEKPYQCDNRLGIFESLAALFTGKFAQIEHDQCIHRGDPCCRYIVAWEVPSFQKWKWGFKVGTLLVILNAAVGLFLWPPAIWCAVNTASLVVLMGIGFRAAFLERQNLVRTIQKQGNVAEDHIKEIDYRYRGALLVQKIGQATSVLLDVNQLAQVVMAQIQAQLDFDRGIIMLADEDQRRLVFSAGFGFDEEKSELLSRTRFRLDHPDAKGTFVQVFREQRPLLVDDVNTMKNSYSARSRLFAQEMGSQSLICLPIVYENHSLGILAVDNIHTKRPLTQSDVNLLMGIAYQTAVSISSAIAYKKLQDSESRYRSLYENAPTAYFSISTGEAAILKCNAAATELLGRPRGQLIGSCWLEYAASDRGNRTRAQWVQEALQQGRSVYNEELRLHHADGRILWVNITMEPFKGPQGRVLEGRCVLVDTTERKRLEEKLRHAQKMEAMGTLAGGVAHDLSNILSAIVSYPDLLLMDIPKESNMYAPLTKMKMAGTRAAAIVQDLLTLARRGVQMKEAIDVNQVVHEFVTSSEYDSLRANHPGIEVILQLAGELPAIRGSRVHLVKMVMNVAMNAAEAMPRGGRIVIASEFQTLKQGERVKDHPAGDYVVLSVIDNGTGIPEEDLTRIFEPFYTKKVMGRSGTGLGMAIVWATMQDHEGFVQVHSTVGKGTAIRLFFPATNEVQSPKPAVPKIEDLMGHGETVLVVDDEAEHRHIAYEMLTRLNYQVTVVDSERAALDHMAKSPYAVVLLDMVLGNGSDGLTLYRQLLARHPRQKAVIVSGFDESARVKKALALGAGGYIRKPYTLQQLSSAVKSELEKGEIR from the coding sequence ATGACGAAACCTGACACCGTTTATAACAGCCGGGTTTTAAAGTTTTACGCTGCCTATCTCAACGCCCATTATCCCCAAGTCAACTTAGATGCCATCATCGATGCCGCCGGCCTGACCAAATGCCAATTGGAAGATCCGGGGTGTTGGTTCAACCAGGAGCAGGTGGACGCGTTTCATGAAAAGGCCATGGCACTTTCAGGAAACCCGAACATCGCGCGGGAGGTCGGCCGATATGCGGTATCGACCGATGCGTCCGGTCCCCTCAAACAGCATGTGCTGGGGCTGCTCAACACCGTTTCCATCTACCTGCTGCTGGCCAAACTCTACCCCATGCTCAGCCACGGGGCGCGCGTCAAGGTCCGCAAGGTCGGCGCCAACAAGGTGGAGATTCTGTGCGTACCGGCAGCCGGAGTCAATGAAAAGCCCTATCAATGCGACAATCGTCTGGGCATCTTCGAATCTCTCGCCGCATTGTTCACCGGCAAGTTTGCCCAGATCGAGCATGATCAGTGCATCCACCGCGGGGATCCCTGTTGCCGATATATCGTCGCCTGGGAGGTGCCGAGTTTCCAGAAATGGAAGTGGGGTTTCAAGGTCGGCACCCTCCTTGTGATTCTCAACGCCGCAGTCGGTCTGTTTCTCTGGCCGCCGGCGATATGGTGTGCGGTCAATACCGCGTCTCTGGTCGTCCTGATGGGTATCGGTTTCCGGGCCGCCTTCCTGGAGCGCCAGAATCTGGTGCGTACGATTCAAAAGCAGGGCAACGTGGCCGAGGATCACATCAAGGAGATCGACTACCGGTACCGCGGCGCCCTGCTGGTTCAAAAGATCGGCCAGGCGACATCCGTGCTTCTCGACGTGAACCAGCTGGCGCAAGTGGTCATGGCCCAAATCCAGGCCCAACTCGATTTCGACCGGGGCATCATCATGTTGGCCGACGAGGACCAACGGCGGCTGGTTTTTTCCGCCGGGTTCGGTTTCGACGAGGAAAAGAGCGAACTGCTCAGCCGGACCCGGTTCCGGCTGGATCATCCCGATGCCAAAGGCACCTTTGTCCAGGTGTTTCGCGAACAGCGCCCGCTGCTGGTGGACGATGTCAACACGATGAAAAATTCGTATTCGGCCAGAAGCCGGCTGTTCGCTCAAGAGATGGGCTCCCAGTCCCTGATCTGTCTGCCGATCGTCTATGAGAATCATTCCCTGGGTATCCTGGCGGTGGACAACATCCACACCAAACGGCCGTTGACACAGAGCGACGTGAATCTTTTGATGGGCATCGCCTATCAAACAGCGGTCAGCATATCCAGCGCAATTGCCTACAAAAAGCTTCAAGACAGCGAGTCGCGCTATCGCAGCCTTTATGAAAATGCGCCGACCGCCTATTTTTCCATATCGACCGGCGAGGCGGCCATTCTCAAATGCAATGCGGCGGCCACCGAGCTGCTGGGAAGGCCTCGTGGTCAGCTCATCGGTTCATGCTGGCTGGAATACGCGGCATCCGATCGCGGAAATCGTACCCGGGCGCAGTGGGTCCAGGAAGCCTTGCAGCAGGGGAGGTCGGTCTACAACGAAGAGCTGCGGCTGCATCACGCGGATGGCCGCATCCTCTGGGTGAACATCACCATGGAGCCTTTCAAGGGGCCCCAGGGACGCGTGCTCGAGGGGCGCTGTGTGCTCGTCGATACGACTGAAAGAAAACGGCTCGAAGAAAAATTGCGCCACGCCCAGAAGATGGAGGCCATGGGGACCCTGGCCGGTGGGGTCGCCCATGATTTGAGCAATATTCTCAGTGCGATCGTCAGTTATCCGGACCTGCTGCTCATGGATATCCCCAAAGAGAGCAATATGTATGCACCCCTGACCAAGATGAAGATGGCCGGCACAAGGGCGGCGGCCATTGTTCAGGATCTGCTGACCCTGGCACGTCGCGGCGTGCAGATGAAGGAGGCGATAGACGTCAATCAGGTAGTCCATGAATTTGTGACCAGCTCCGAATACGACAGCTTGCGCGCCAATCACCCGGGGATCGAAGTCATTTTACAGCTTGCCGGAGAGCTGCCGGCCATACGCGGGTCCCGGGTCCACCTGGTCAAAATGGTCATGAACGTCGCGATGAATGCGGCCGAGGCCATGCCCCGTGGCGGGCGAATCGTGATAGCCAGCGAGTTCCAGACATTGAAACAGGGGGAACGGGTCAAAGATCATCCCGCTGGCGATTATGTGGTGTTGTCGGTTATCGATAACGGCACCGGCATCCCCGAGGAAGATCTAACCCGCATCTTCGAGCCGTTTTATACCAAGAAGGTGATGGGCCGCAGCGGTACCGGATTGGGGATGGCGATCGTATGGGCCACGATGCAGGACCATGAAGGTTTCGTTCAAGTTCACAGCACAGTAGGCAAGGGAACCGCCATTCGTTTGTTCTTCCCGGCGACCAACGAAGTGCAGTCCCCCAAGCCGGCGGTTCCGAAGATAGAAGATTTGATGGGCCATGGCGAAACCGTTCTGGTGGTCGATGACGAGGCCGAGCATCGCCATATCGCCTACGAGATGCTGACCCGGCTGAACTACCAGGTGACCGTTGTGGACAGCGAACGGGCGGCATTGGATCACATGGCCAAATCGCCATATGCTGTGGTTCTTTTGGACATGGTTCTGGGAAATGGTTCGGACGGGCTAACCCTCTACCGCCAATTGCTCGCCCGCCATCCACGGCAGAAGGCCGTCATTGTCAGCGGTTTCGACGAGTCGGCAAGGGTGAAAAAGGCCCTGGCCCTGGGCGCAGGGGGGTATATCCGCAAGCCTTACACGCTGCAGCAGCTCTCCTCGGCGGTGAAATCAGAGCTCGAGAAGGGGGAAATCCGCTGA
- a CDS encoding DUF2333 family protein has product MDTPTGPQDRNRDSNAGFAAFLIKRVVVVTLLILVVLWALATGIDYLDKPAPWKDRLVKDDTGPTAAPAAMTSSETANIRAARAANPHGGTPVHASQGSAGIGELAVPPPPANTDHRPVIDGHLPQPASPQVVQPHQVAAPSANGATPSAPPAPTAAPAHGTTSGEGAAPKAEPGAHAVAPPPKPLPKGVTFIDAVIKPLSHELNERFWGWRPNDIINVTDNVNNYQLGVLEVTRRAVVQLTERISRTGSTDTINRKLENAMNWLMIKADSYWFPSPEAKYKDSLTELAAYRTQLISGGASFYVRADNIIPLLMTFEDLLGSCDENLVKAKEKDGSTVGFFTADNYFYYAKGVAAAMGEILEAVAHDFEQILVSRHGEELLHHAVISCQLAASLDPWLIINSDLDGFLANHRANMAAPISHARYYIGQLIKTLST; this is encoded by the coding sequence ATGGACACCCCCACGGGCCCCCAGGACCGCAATCGTGATAGTAACGCTGGATTTGCCGCGTTTTTGATCAAACGCGTGGTCGTCGTCACCCTTTTGATACTCGTGGTGCTGTGGGCTCTGGCCACCGGCATCGATTACCTGGATAAGCCCGCGCCCTGGAAAGATCGCCTGGTCAAGGACGACACCGGACCCACCGCGGCGCCTGCGGCCATGACATCCTCCGAAACGGCGAATATCCGCGCGGCCCGAGCGGCAAATCCGCATGGCGGTACCCCCGTTCATGCTTCCCAAGGCTCCGCCGGAATAGGAGAACTGGCCGTGCCGCCGCCACCGGCGAATACGGATCACCGACCGGTCATCGATGGCCACCTGCCCCAGCCCGCAAGCCCTCAGGTTGTTCAACCACACCAGGTGGCAGCCCCGTCCGCCAACGGCGCCACCCCTTCCGCGCCCCCTGCCCCGACTGCCGCTCCCGCCCATGGCACAACATCCGGAGAGGGCGCTGCCCCCAAAGCCGAACCGGGCGCTCATGCCGTCGCACCGCCCCCCAAACCGCTTCCCAAGGGCGTGACCTTCATCGACGCGGTCATCAAACCCCTCTCCCATGAGCTGAACGAGAGATTCTGGGGGTGGCGGCCCAACGACATCATCAACGTCACCGACAACGTGAACAACTACCAGCTGGGAGTTCTGGAAGTGACCCGGCGAGCGGTCGTCCAGTTGACCGAGCGCATATCCCGCACCGGCAGCACGGATACCATCAATCGCAAACTGGAAAACGCCATGAACTGGCTCATGATCAAAGCGGACTCCTACTGGTTCCCTTCTCCGGAAGCCAAATACAAGGATAGCCTGACGGAGCTCGCAGCGTACCGCACCCAGCTTATTTCCGGGGGAGCCTCGTTTTATGTGCGGGCCGATAACATCATTCCGCTGCTGATGACTTTCGAAGACCTGCTGGGCAGTTGCGATGAAAATCTGGTGAAGGCCAAAGAGAAGGATGGGTCGACGGTCGGATTCTTCACGGCTGACAACTACTTCTATTACGCAAAAGGGGTGGCGGCCGCCATGGGGGAGATCCTGGAAGCCGTGGCCCACGATTTCGAACAGATCCTGGTCTCTCGGCACGGCGAAGAGTTGCTGCACCACGCCGTCATCTCTTGCCAACTGGCCGCCTCTCTGGATCCCTGGCTCATCATCAACAGCGACCTGGACGGCTTTCTGGCCAATCACCGCGCCAATATGGCAGCGCCCATCAGCCATGCCCGTTATTATATAGGTCAACTGATCAAGACGCTATCGACCTGA
- a CDS encoding FHA domain-containing protein, translated as MARLILTFNNKVLGNHQISPGQQLTIGRHPDNKIVIDNLAVSAHHATVRAEGQNLILTDMGSRNGTYVNNERVEESRLAHQDWVSIGKHILIVDLYETLSMEATADELMGVPGSAANADQTMVLDRKEAQSSWVGFDYLSFLSSVREDYELTAKGVSIGKNADADIKITGLWSLFAGQPSATITKRGNDYVLSYVQGRITPKVNDKAVKGSVKLSHEDIIAIGPLKVQLRFVRRPVK; from the coding sequence ATGGCGCGTCTAATCTTGACCTTCAACAATAAGGTGCTCGGCAACCACCAAATCTCACCTGGGCAGCAACTCACCATCGGCCGCCATCCCGACAACAAAATCGTCATCGACAACCTGGCCGTCTCGGCCCATCACGCCACGGTTCGCGCCGAAGGTCAAAACCTCATCCTGACCGACATGGGCAGCCGCAACGGCACTTATGTCAATAATGAACGGGTCGAAGAGAGCCGGCTGGCCCACCAGGATTGGGTGAGTATCGGCAAACACATTCTCATCGTGGACCTGTACGAAACCCTCTCCATGGAAGCCACCGCCGATGAGCTGATGGGTGTCCCGGGGAGTGCCGCCAATGCCGATCAAACCATGGTTCTCGACCGAAAAGAGGCCCAGTCGAGCTGGGTGGGATTCGACTATCTTTCGTTCCTCTCCTCGGTGCGCGAAGATTACGAGTTGACCGCCAAGGGGGTCTCCATAGGTAAAAATGCGGATGCGGACATCAAAATCACTGGTTTATGGTCCCTGTTTGCGGGTCAACCGAGCGCAACCATCACCAAACGAGGAAACGATTACGTTCTCAGCTACGTTCAGGGACGAATCACGCCCAAGGTGAACGACAAGGCGGTCAAAGGATCGGTCAAGCTGTCTCACGAAGATATCATCGCCATCGGCCCTTTGAAGGTCCAACTCCGATTTGTCCGCAGGCCGGTCAAATAG
- a CDS encoding carbohydrate kinase family protein, with protein sequence MIAVLGEILVDLFENYQRIGGAPFNFAFHLKQLGLSVRFLTRIGDDPHGREIGKLLSRHHFDLNDVQVDDVYPTGTVQVTLDDHGVPRFDIREDVAYDYIDFEALTPIHGPDTRMIYFGTLAQRSDLAFERFDRLLSRKGASTKAFCDLNLRPPHVRADVIEASLDYADILKLNTDELHHVGGLSGGPSQEEALVAHLMRTHEIEMVILTRGSSGSTLFTATQRFDASPPPTGKVLDTVGAGDAFASVIAAGYLSGMALESALTAATYFAGQICELPGAIPDDSSIYARLRKKMEGLMHD encoded by the coding sequence ATGATTGCCGTGCTCGGAGAAATATTGGTGGACCTGTTTGAAAACTACCAGCGCATCGGCGGTGCGCCCTTTAATTTTGCTTTTCATCTCAAACAGCTCGGGTTATCGGTACGGTTCCTGACCCGGATCGGAGATGATCCCCATGGCCGCGAGATCGGCAAGCTGCTTTCCCGTCACCATTTCGATCTCAATGATGTCCAGGTCGATGACGTCTATCCGACCGGAACCGTTCAAGTTACCCTGGACGATCATGGCGTGCCCCGGTTTGACATCCGTGAGGATGTCGCATACGATTACATCGATTTTGAGGCACTTACGCCTATCCATGGTCCGGACACACGAATGATCTACTTCGGCACGCTGGCACAGCGTTCGGACTTGGCCTTTGAGCGTTTCGACCGATTGCTGTCGCGCAAGGGCGCATCCACCAAAGCATTTTGTGATCTCAATCTGCGGCCGCCCCATGTCCGGGCCGACGTCATCGAGGCCTCGTTGGACTATGCCGACATTCTGAAGCTCAACACCGACGAATTGCACCATGTCGGTGGGTTGTCGGGCGGGCCGAGCCAGGAAGAGGCGCTGGTTGCCCATCTCATGAGAACGCATGAGATTGAAATGGTCATTCTGACAAGGGGTTCCAGCGGAAGCACCCTTTTCACAGCGACGCAGCGATTCGACGCATCGCCGCCGCCCACCGGGAAGGTTCTGGATACCGTCGGTGCCGGCGACGCCTTTGCGTCCGTTATCGCGGCCGGCTACCTTTCAGGTATGGCTCTTGAGAGCGCCTTGACGGCCGCAACCTACTTCGCAGGGCAGATCTGTGAATTGCCGGGCGCCATCCCCGATGACTCCTCCATATATGCCCGTTTGCGGAAAAAGATGGAAGGATTAATGCATGACTGA
- the selB gene encoding selenocysteine-specific translation elongation factor gives MKPIILGTAGHIDHGKTTLIKALTGINTDRLKEEKLRGITIELGFAHLELPSGQRLGIVDVPGHEKFVKNMVAGATGIDLVALVIAADEGIMPQTREHMEICTLLGIRHGVVVITKRDMVDEEWLAMVQEEIADFTRGTFLDEAPVVPVSAITGQGLPEFIATLDRICEHIPAKTATGLFRLPVDRVFSMKGFGTVITGTLISGKVAVGDRVMLYPSGVVSKVRGLQVHNQSLTQAEAGMRTAINFQGLEKAAVNRGDVLAKPEELIPSYMVDADLLYLASNAKPLKNRTRVRFHSGTNEIMAVVVLLDREEARPGEHAPIQIRMDVPVTLVKDDRYVLRSYSPIRTIGGGAILDPIPPKHKRHRPDIIEALRLLTEAPPEEVVRLHIENSGFKGCAFGELLIMTNLPEKQLERILQDITSKRTAILVDKEKRRYVHQKAVSDLQKAVTDLLEAYHQKNPLKPGMSKEELKSKLPLGVDNKLALLVLQQLMKAQAIVQEEDMVRLAGHRVALGVDQRTLRTNLLTVYQKEGLTPPYFKELCSELSVPAEEARQVLSLLIDEGHLIKIKEELYCHREAIDKIRDQLVAFLSEHEEISTPQFKDMTGASRKYVIPLIEYFDTTQLTIRIGDMRKLRKRPTGS, from the coding sequence GTGAAGCCAATCATCTTAGGCACTGCCGGACATATCGATCATGGCAAAACCACACTGATCAAAGCCCTGACCGGTATCAACACGGATCGGCTCAAAGAGGAGAAGCTGCGCGGCATCACGATCGAGCTGGGTTTTGCACACCTCGAGCTGCCCAGCGGCCAACGCCTGGGCATCGTGGATGTCCCAGGCCATGAAAAGTTCGTCAAAAATATGGTCGCCGGCGCAACGGGTATCGATCTGGTCGCGCTGGTCATCGCGGCCGATGAAGGCATCATGCCGCAAACCCGGGAACACATGGAAATCTGTACCCTGCTCGGCATCCGCCACGGCGTGGTCGTCATCACCAAGCGTGACATGGTGGACGAAGAGTGGCTGGCCATGGTGCAGGAGGAGATCGCCGACTTCACCCGGGGAACTTTTCTCGATGAGGCACCGGTGGTGCCGGTGTCGGCCATTACCGGACAAGGCCTGCCCGAATTCATCGCCACGCTCGACCGCATTTGCGAACACATCCCTGCCAAGACGGCTACCGGCCTGTTCCGCCTGCCCGTCGACCGCGTCTTCAGCATGAAAGGATTCGGCACGGTGATCACCGGAACGCTCATATCGGGCAAGGTGGCCGTTGGGGATCGGGTCATGCTCTATCCCTCGGGGGTGGTTTCCAAAGTCAGGGGGCTTCAAGTTCACAACCAGAGCCTGACCCAGGCCGAAGCGGGCATGCGCACGGCCATTAACTTTCAGGGGCTGGAAAAGGCGGCGGTCAACCGGGGGGATGTCCTCGCCAAACCCGAAGAGCTAATCCCCAGCTACATGGTGGATGCCGATCTGCTCTATCTGGCCAGTAACGCCAAACCGCTCAAAAACAGAACCCGGGTGCGATTTCACAGCGGCACCAATGAAATCATGGCAGTGGTCGTGCTGCTCGATCGGGAAGAGGCCCGACCCGGAGAGCATGCCCCGATCCAAATCAGAATGGATGTACCGGTGACCCTCGTCAAAGACGACCGTTACGTGCTACGCAGCTATTCCCCAATCCGGACCATCGGTGGCGGTGCCATTCTCGATCCGATTCCGCCCAAACACAAACGCCATCGGCCCGACATCATCGAGGCACTGCGGCTTCTGACGGAAGCCCCTCCCGAGGAGGTGGTCCGCCTGCATATTGAAAACAGTGGATTCAAAGGCTGTGCCTTCGGCGAGCTGTTGATCATGACCAACCTGCCGGAGAAACAGCTGGAACGGATCCTCCAGGACATTACCTCCAAACGAACGGCCATCCTGGTCGACAAAGAAAAGAGGCGCTACGTTCACCAGAAGGCCGTTTCCGACCTCCAAAAGGCGGTCACCGACCTGCTCGAAGCATACCACCAGAAAAACCCGCTCAAACCGGGTATGTCCAAAGAGGAACTCAAATCCAAACTGCCCCTCGGCGTGGACAACAAATTGGCGCTGCTCGTGCTTCAGCAACTCATGAAAGCCCAGGCCATCGTGCAGGAAGAAGACATGGTGCGCCTGGCCGGACACCGTGTGGCATTAGGAGTGGACCAGCGCACCCTGAGGACAAACCTGTTGACCGTTTATCAAAAAGAGGGACTCACGCCGCCCTATTTCAAGGAGCTCTGCTCTGAGCTCTCGGTTCCCGCCGAAGAGGCCCGGCAAGTCCTCTCCTTGCTGATCGACGAAGGGCATCTTATCAAAATCAAAGAGGAGCTCTATTGCCATCGGGAAGCGATCGATAAGATCAGGGATCAACTGGTGGCTTTCCTCTCCGAGCACGAAGAGATCTCCACGCCGCAGTTCAAGGATATGACTGGAGCGTCCCGGAAATATGTGATACCTTTAATCGAATATTTTGATACCACCCAACTGACCATCCGTATAGGAGATATGCGTAAATTGCGCAAACGTCCGACAGGCAGTTGA
- a CDS encoding HAD-IIB family hydrolase has protein sequence MTDRLPYVQLFSIHGLIRSQNLELGRDSDTGGQITYVLELARHLSARDDIGRVDLFTRLIADKRVSPDYAEPIEQVTDKFRIVRIQCGGRQYMRKELLWPHLDEYVDKTIKFIKRQDAVADIVHGHYPDAGYVAMELSEFFGIPFVYTGHSLGRTKLSKLLADGMTDADIDKKYKIHRRIEAEEQILANADLVVTSTQHEIEEQYGLYRNKKVPEYKVIPPGIDIDRFYPFYHDLIEENSKSENIKYAQASILRELNRFFPHPDKPIILALCRPDKRKNISGLVQAYGEDLELQTMANLAIFAGLRKDIDAMEENERDVLTRMLLMMDKYDLYGKMAIPKKHDFDYEVPALYRIAAEKRGVFINPALTEPFGLTLLEASASGLPIVATNDGGPNDIVRNCENGILIDPTRPREISAALRKIISDAPLWEKFSKNGIMNVNTYYTWQSHAGTYAAAIRKLITANQASDMDTAVPSDAIGRRLMSLRYFLITDIDNTLIGEDNSRLKDLLAVLAEHRERIGFGIATGRTVDSATRILKKHEVPQPDVMICSVGSEIYYGANRRFGQGWATHISHQWQRDKIVSLLKHFDFLRYQEEETQRTFKISYYMDPDEERLALVHDRLLSNRCRYNLIYSHGKYLDILPYRASKGKAIRYLSYKWVIPLRNFLVSGDSGNDEEMLRGEPRGVVVGNYSAELEALKGMRHIYFAKAPCAGGILEGMNYYRFCEENRGAAQ, from the coding sequence ATGACTGATCGTCTTCCCTATGTTCAACTGTTCAGCATTCACGGTCTGATACGCTCGCAGAACCTGGAACTCGGGCGCGATTCGGATACCGGCGGACAAATCACGTATGTCTTGGAACTCGCACGGCATCTCAGTGCCCGGGACGATATCGGTCGGGTCGATCTGTTTACCCGCTTGATCGCCGACAAACGGGTATCACCCGATTATGCCGAGCCCATCGAGCAGGTCACGGACAAGTTTCGCATCGTCCGCATTCAGTGCGGCGGTCGGCAATATATGCGCAAGGAACTGCTCTGGCCGCATCTGGACGAGTATGTCGACAAGACCATCAAATTCATCAAGCGGCAGGACGCCGTTGCCGACATCGTTCACGGGCACTATCCGGACGCCGGTTACGTGGCCATGGAGCTTTCCGAGTTCTTCGGTATCCCGTTTGTCTACACCGGCCATTCCCTCGGGCGCACAAAACTCAGCAAGCTGCTGGCCGATGGCATGACCGATGCCGATATCGACAAGAAATACAAAATCCACCGCCGTATCGAAGCCGAGGAGCAGATACTGGCAAACGCGGACCTGGTGGTGACCAGCACCCAGCACGAGATCGAAGAACAGTATGGGCTTTATCGCAACAAGAAGGTGCCCGAGTACAAGGTTATTCCGCCGGGGATCGACATCGACCGTTTTTATCCCTTCTATCACGATTTGATTGAAGAAAACAGCAAGTCCGAAAATATCAAATATGCCCAGGCATCGATATTGCGGGAACTAAACCGTTTTTTCCCCCATCCGGACAAACCTATAATCCTGGCGCTGTGTCGACCGGACAAACGCAAGAACATTTCCGGACTCGTTCAGGCCTACGGTGAGGATCTGGAGCTTCAGACCATGGCCAATCTGGCAATCTTTGCGGGCCTGCGCAAAGATATCGACGCCATGGAAGAAAATGAGCGCGACGTGCTGACGCGCATGCTGCTGATGATGGACAAATATGATCTTTACGGCAAAATGGCGATCCCCAAGAAGCACGATTTCGATTACGAGGTGCCTGCTCTTTACCGCATCGCGGCCGAGAAAAGGGGCGTGTTTATCAACCCGGCCTTGACCGAGCCGTTCGGCTTGACACTGCTCGAAGCCTCGGCCTCCGGGCTTCCCATCGTGGCCACCAATGACGGCGGCCCCAACGACATCGTCCGGAATTGTGAAAACGGCATTCTCATCGATCCGACCCGGCCCAGGGAGATTTCCGCCGCACTGCGCAAGATCATCTCCGATGCGCCGCTCTGGGAGAAATTCTCCAAAAACGGTATCATGAATGTCAATACATACTATACCTGGCAGAGCCATGCCGGCACTTATGCCGCTGCCATCCGAAAGTTGATCACGGCCAACCAGGCCTCCGACATGGATACCGCCGTTCCATCGGATGCCATCGGTCGGCGCTTGATGTCGCTGCGCTATTTTTTGATTACCGACATCGACAACACGTTGATCGGCGAAGACAACAGTCGGCTCAAGGATCTGCTGGCCGTGCTTGCAGAGCATCGCGAACGTATCGGGTTCGGCATCGCCACCGGAAGAACCGTGGATTCCGCAACGAGGATACTCAAAAAGCACGAAGTGCCGCAGCCTGATGTGATGATCTGTTCGGTGGGCAGTGAAATCTATTACGGCGCCAATCGCCGTTTCGGACAAGGCTGGGCGACCCACATCTCCCATCAATGGCAGCGCGATAAAATCGTCTCCTTGTTGAAGCATTTCGATTTTCTGAGGTACCAGGAGGAAGAGACCCAAAGAACATTCAAAATCAGCTACTACATGGATCCGGATGAAGAGCGGCTGGCCCTGGTGCACGACCGGCTGTTGAGCAACCGGTGTCGATACAATTTGATTTATTCCCATGGTAAGTATTTGGATATATTGCCATATCGTGCCTCCAAGGGCAAGGCTATCCGCTATTTGAGCTACAAATGGGTCATCCCCCTGAGAAATTTTCTGGTCAGCGGGGATTCGGGAAACGACGAGGAGATGTTGCGGGGCGAACCCCGCGGTGTCGTGGTCGGCAACTACAGCGCCGAGCTGGAAGCCCTGAAAGGAATGCGCCATATCTACTTTGCCAAAGCGCCCTGTGCCGGGGGTATTCTGGAAGGCATGAACTACTACCGATTTTGCGAGGAAAACAGGGGGGCGGCACAGTGA